The DNA region TAAATTCGTGGCACGGCAACGAAAGGGACGATGATGACTCCTGGATGGATATTAACTACGATGATTTTGACCGCGAACTAAGCGGCCAGCGGCAAGATGCAAAATCAGGGGCTGGAGGCACGGGGTTTGGCAGTGCTCAGACCAAGGCGGATCTGAGAAAGATTGTTTCGCGGTTCGAGGCTTTTCTGAATGACGAGCGCGCTGGGTTGGATGGCGCAGAGGTCGATGACTTGGACGAcaaggaagaagacgacgatgaaaACGAGCTCAGTGATGAGGACAGTGAGTTTGAAGACAAGGAAGTTGGTTTTGATGAGGATGCATTTTCGAACATCATGCGGGAAATGATGGGAATGCCCGTTCATGATCCTCAGCCGGCCGCCAATACAGCCAAGTCCTCAACATCAGCGAGTCAGCTTCCTCCTGGCTCGATGGCAGGTGCTCGCGAAAGCGACCTCGGCATTGAAGAGCTGTCGTCGCAGATGGAGGCCGAGCTCAGGGGACACGGGGCGCTAAGACTGGACAGCAATGCCGAAAAACGCATCACTTCTGGCGGCAGAGGCaaaggcgtcggcggcggcgacagccaGGATCCCGACCAggaagcgagcgagggcagcgaTGGAGAGGTCGATGTGGACTACAATCTGGCACGAAATCTGCTGGAGAGCTTCAAAAGTCAGGCTGGAGCATCCGGACCAACCGGCAATATTCTGGGTTTGATGGGCCTGCAACTTCCccgggacgaagacgacgacgcttAGGACTTGAACGAGATTCCAGGACGAACATGCTCGCTTCCACTTCATGCTGCGTGCCGTTTGTCTGGGCCGCTGTTCCCTTTGGCTCTGCGACGTCTTCACCCCGGCCTATTCACGTTTCACCCGTCGCCACTCCCATGGTTGTCCGATCTCCGCCGCTTGACCGGATAGACATCGTCATCAGAATGGTGACACCATACGACTCCCGCATCGTCCATGCTATCAAGCCTCCGAAGAGCCTGAGTCAGCCTCTTCCTGGCAGGCATTTCCCTATCATCACTATCACTCTGCCTCCGGCAGTACTCCCTCACTATGGCAATGACCGCATGGTGGCATTCGTAGAGAAGGCGACGGACTTCGGCGTGCCCTGCATCCTCTAAAAGGTTGCTGTGGTGAGTGCACGCGGCTGCATCATCGAGTCGGTCAGCCATTGCGGGCATGAAACCAAAACGAATTTTTGCAGCGTCATTCCTGCTAAGAACTGAAGCGAATAGGGGGTCCCCGAAGACGCTGTTTCCCAGCCCTCGGATGCCTGTCACCATCAATGGCACAGACGCCCTCCTTTGGCCGACCCTaggttggctggctgcggTGTCGGAACCAGTGGCCGCTTCACCGTTCGTCTCTGCCATGGAATCCGTCGGGTGCCTGGCTGTGAGCAAAGGCTCATCGGGTCCATGCATGTCGCACTGCCAATCGGCAGCGTGCGCTTTGCTTCCAAGCGCAGAGACAAGGGTATGGTGTTCTTCACCGGCATCGACTACAACCAAACGCGGCACCGATACGGCATCTAGGAAATGCTTGAATCGACTCACGTGGTCCCTGATTGCCTCGTATCGAATGGCGACCTTGAAGTCCTCGGCATCGCGAAGAGCCGACTCCAGGAGAGAAATGAATGCGTCGGACCATGTCTCGTAGCGCGCATCTCGAtctggcgtcgacggcctctcTCCCATGTGGCCAACGCTATCATCGCCGCCTGATTGGGGCGACAAAACGGCGAATGCGGTGCCGAACTTGCCATTGGGGGAGACTTGAGATGATATGCATCGCAGCAGGCGCCCAGTCTGGAGATCGAGGTCGTCTTCCTGGGCGGCGTAGggtggcgccgccagcgccgctcTACTCGTACCCGGAGCCGGCCTTGTGATGGTGTATTCGCCCTGGCCAATGTCTCTTGCAGTCCCATACTTGATCAGCCGAGGTAGGAAGGGCAGCAGCGTGCCTGTGGCGCCATCGCATGTCTGATGATGTCCGCCGCAGTGGCTACAATAAACCCCGTCTTGCTTCAACTGGCCCGATCTGCTGGCGAGTGACGGGGACAGGAGGCCCTCGCCAGGTTTGGCCAGCCATTGTAAGAGGGCAACCTCTGACCTCATGGCAGAACGCTCAGAGCGCAagagcctcgacgcccggAGAGAAAAGGACAGCGTCAAATCGGCTCCATCAAGTGCGGCTTCCGCGTGGTAATTCAGGTGGGGCCCTATGGCtgggacgaggtcgaggcctTTGGGCGCTGCTTCGGGGATCACGGAGACGAGAAGGTTTCGGACGCCTTCGatcagcggcggctgcccgtCTATCGGCATGGCGGCACTGGCGGTGGATGCCAACAGAAGCGCGCGGTGTGCgacgttgcggcggcggctctcgagTTGGAGAAGGGCAGCTGAAGGGCCCAAACAGTCCACCATAGCTGAAGAAGGCCGGTGGCCGAGGCCTGCTTGAGCAACGAACCTTGAGAGATAGACAAGCGAGCTGCTCCTATGACACTAGAGAATCGCGTTCTTCGAAGATGAATAATATACAGACGATGGAGCgtcatggaggaggcgggaCGAGCCCGAAAGCGTTGGTCACGTTCAACTATAAGTAGTAGTACGGCCACGGCCAGATGCGTGGCCAGACAGCGGTATCAAGGGAGCTTACCGCCTCTTCACAGGGTCGGGAAGAGCCGTCTGAACAAAGTGCCACGGAGATTGTGGTCCTGGTAAGGTGTCGTCTGGGCCACTACAAGGGTGGCGTTGGTCGGTTGGGCAGGATGTTGACGACGGAACTTGGATGGTGCTGTACCTCGACCGGAAACGACGGCCAGCGAGAGCGGGCGACTTGTCACGAACGCTTCCTTGCTATCTGCCAGCAGCCCGCATAGGCTGCCAAGGGGTTGGAAACCCGACGCTGCCAGGGAGGCGACAGAAGGCGGTGCAGAAGGGCGAGGGGTGGCCTTGGGGTGGATgctcagcagcgccggcccggccaagggtcccccccccctcttccgcCTCTGGTTGCAGGATGAGACGCGTGGCGAGCAATGCTCGCGAGCGGGTAtttgccgctgctgggccgcgtTATCTATGAGCAGGATGGCCCCGGTCGATGGTCGGAGGAGCCAAGCGAGcaacgacgaagaagaggcggACGAAgaaggctggctggctcggcggcgctgagccGGCAACGAAACCGGcgagccgacgaggagcgggagAGGCGAAGACCTGCCCCCAGATAGCGGGCAAACGCCGTCGCAGGAGAGGGGTGTGTCCGTACTACTTGACCGGAGGGCGAAACAAGGCCAGCTCACGCGGCGACATGATCGAGATGGCGCCCGCTCGGTGGAGGGAAGCAGGCGTGCCTGCATGCGTGCCggtgaggaggagcagaagcGAGTGTGCGCCCTTTTTGCTGGCTTGACaatgacggcggcgacgatgacgatgatgacggaggcACGCCCTGGGAGGAGGGGGTGAGTCTGCTTCATGTGGCTTACACGTCAAAAAACCTACGGGGCGGTGTCTCGTGAGGCTGGCTTCGGCCCGCAACAGCCAGGTCTTCGGAGCACGCCAAGAGATCACAGGCGCCTTATAATTTAGCGACAGACTACTAACATGGTGCTGGGCCAGCATCCCGACTGTCCAACTCAGAGAAGGAAATATCGCAAAGTGGGCGCGCAAGGTGATATCAAGccaagccaggccaggcacaggcacaggcacaggcacaggcacaaTAGCACCTAAGAATGTACACATGTCTTGCTCTGCTCGCGCAAAGTACATTTTACCTGTGGGGGCGGGCTCATAAAGGTGAGGAGGAATCAGGATAGTACTAAGGTGAGGTGGGCCTACTTACTAGACGCCTCTTGACTGATCTGTCACCTCGTCccggcgcgctggccaagTCGGGCCATGCTGGCAATTGGGCCGTGGCAAGCGAGTTTCGTCATGCCTGTCCTGCTCTGTGGGTGTAGGCGTGGGTGTGGGAGATGTTGGAGCCGTGGCAGGGCTGAGAGGAAGCTTAGACCATGCATGCAGATCAAGCAACGCAACGAGAAacaagggcggcgggcgcgacggcagcgacatgTCAGCGGCGCATGTCGAGGCCCCGGCGTCTTGGTGATAACGGTTGATGCTTCACAGCAGCACCGCACGTACACATTTCGTtacatggcatggcatggcatggcataACATGGCACGGCATTGGCATTAGTTCCGATGGCCGTTTGCATGGGCTTGACATGTTCGCGGAGCTGCATCCCGGATCCCGTCACAGGTTGGGCAGAGCTACTTAGTCGTATCGAGCAGTCGCCGGACAATGTGTCAGCTGGCCAtgcctgacctgacctgacctgacccCTTCTCGATAGTAGTCGTACTTTTAATACAGAGCCATGGCGCCAGTGCAAAGCTGACCGGtctcctcgctcgctccgcggccggcgtctcATCGTGggcaagcccccccccccccacccctccTTTTTATTTGCACACCGCCATGCGGTTCGTCGAGATAGGCGAGGGCTGATGCTGGGGGTGGCCAAGGGGACAGAGGCACGGCAACCAGGCgtgtcatggcggcggcggcggcgacggaggtgATCAACACTCAAGCAGCAAGGAAAGCAGGCCACAGGGTAGCCAACGACGAGCAGATGAGACGTGCGTACATGCTTGGTGCGTACACGCAAGCAGATGAGCAGGCAGAAAAGCAACAGTGGTGCTGccatgccctcgccggccggcaaCCCCGATACCTTGCCTTGTCGTGGGGGGTCTGACGGGACACAGGCCACCACCTCTTGGCCAGGAAGTGAGAGAAAGGAAAAGAGTACGAAGTTGGGGATCGGCCGAGTCGATTCTCGGCTGGTCAGAGTCTCAGGAGGGCGAGCATGACGCAAAGAAAGGAGAGGGGCGGAGGCTCTGAGACGTGTTGTCTGCATTCATTCAAAAGTCCGTCCGGTACAGTAAGTACTGTACCTCTAACATACAACATACAGGTACAGAATAGTCCTGCCAGGAAGGTAaaggtcgtcgtccagcaAGTGGTACGTATGCCCCTTCCTTCCTACCTTGCCTTACCTTGCCTCCTCTTTTCGGGGACTTGCCTTTTCGTTTCGGCCGGCGGCACTTTTactcgctcgtcgtcatcgtcgttaAGATTGAGGCGTTGCTTGGGCTCGGTCGTGATTGGCCTCCATAAGCGAgcatgcggcggctgcaTTCCGCGTCCTCCTGCAATGCAAACCGGTGGAGCCCCCGCTTCTTCTGACTTGGGAAACAACGACCATCATGgagaatgaatgaatgaaaTGGAACAAGGGAGGAAGGGAAAGAAAAGATTGGGGTTCACCCCCcccacggccggccgagtGAGTCCATTCTGactaccaagtacgaagtaccttacGTACTACAGTTACTGCGAGTTTACGAGTACGAAATACTGCCAGCGCACGGCCACTGCGCTTCGTACTGCCACAGGAGGTTGGGGGCCGAGGATGGGCCAGCgaggggcgtcgccgccgtgagaagaagaggaggacgagcagTGAAGAGTCTCCTGGGAccaagaagacgacggctAATTCcatcctgctcctgctgctcttTTGTTCCCCGTCTTACTACTACGCTCACCGCCCGGCTAACCTCACCTTGCCTTGCACATGCCAATAAGGAACAAGTATGGAGCGGCACCAAGCATCATCAGCTCGAGCAATCGAGTTGTGTCTATATTGTAGCTGCGTCCAAGGTAGTCGGCCAtccgagacgacgacgctgaaGGCGCAATGACTGTGCATAGCGGCGGTTCCTTTCTCTCCAGTCATTGCGTGGCTCATTGAGCGCAAGGCATCCTACGCACAGCTGCCCGTTCCTCCAAAGTCGAGTCTGCCAGCAGAGCATCTCagcccatgcccatccaATGGTCTACcagcgacgtcgcggccccGGCAGTCGGTATGCGtcgtgccgtgccgtaccgtgccgtgccgtgccttgccttgccttgccttgccttgccttgccttgccttgcttgccctactccatccatcctcacATACGTACCTGGACGCGACACATCGTCCACGACACGAGAGCGCTTCGCTGCGCCCCGTGTCTATCGTTCCACCCTGCCAAGCTGCGCCTGTTTTCGAAATCGGAGCAAGATCCAAGGCTCTCACCGCCACTGCCTGAACCCCCTATTCCTACTCCCAGTGTGTCGCACACTGCCGC from Purpureocillium takamizusanense chromosome 3, complete sequence includes:
- a CDS encoding uncharacterized protein (EggNog:ENOG503P34T) yields the protein MVDCLGPSAALLQLESRRRNVAHRALLLASTASAAMPIDGQPPLIEGVRNLLVSVIPEAAPKGLDLVPAIGPHLNYHAEAALDGADLTLSFSLRASRLLRSERSAMRSEVALLQWLAKPGEGLLSPSLASRSGQLKQDGVYCSHCGGHHQTCDGATGTLLPFLPRLIKYGTARDIGQGEYTITRPAPGTSRAALAAPPYAAQEDDLDLQTGRLLRCISSQVSPNGKFGTAFAVLSPQSGGDDSVGHMGERPSTPDRDARYETWSDAFISLLESALRDAEDFKVAIRYEAIRDHVSRFKHFLDAVSVPRLVVVDAGEEHHTLVSALGSKAHAADWQCDMHGPDEPLLTARHPTDSMAETNGEAATGSDTAASQPRVGQRRASVPLMVTGIRGLGNSVFGDPLFASVLSRNDAAKIRFGFMPAMADRLDDAAACTHHSNLLEDAGHAEVRRLLYECHHAVIAIVREYCRRQSDSDDREMPARKRLTQALRRLDSMDDAGVVWCHHSDDDVYPVKRRRSDNHGSGDG